One candidate division WOR-3 bacterium DNA segment encodes these proteins:
- a CDS encoding lysine exporter LysO family protein, which translates to MTSIFFFFFFIFGILTGKFFSFTELQKFDYKTYVLYILLFFVGVQIGSEKRVSEIFKNINFRHLLFPFISLLGTIFFSFFVFLIFRFPIKEGIAIVSGMGYYSLSSILVSEIKGEFFGVITLMTNLLREIETIIFAPLLIKIFGKSSPVASGGATTVDTTLPVIIKWCGKEYLLLSIINGFLLSLFVPIFIIFILSIK; encoded by the coding sequence GTGACATCAATTTTTTTCTTTTTTTTCTTCATTTTTGGTATTTTAACAGGTAAATTTTTCTCATTTACTGAATTGCAAAAGTTTGACTATAAGACCTATGTTCTTTATATTCTTCTTTTTTTTGTTGGAGTTCAAATTGGAAGTGAAAAAAGAGTTTCAGAAATTTTTAAAAATATAAATTTTAGACATTTGTTATTTCCCTTTATTTCACTTTTGGGGACAATCTTTTTTTCTTTTTTTGTTTTTTTAATATTTAGATTTCCAATAAAGGAGGGAATAGCGATTGTGTCAGGTATGGGTTATTACAGTCTATCAAGTATTCTTGTTTCAGAAATAAAAGGTGAATTTTTTGGTGTTATAACATTAATGACTAACCTTTTAAGAGAAATTGAAACAATTATTTTTGCTCCATTGCTTATAAAAATTTTCGGTAAAAGTTCCCCTGTTGCCTCAGGAGGCGCTACAACAGTTGATACGACTCTTCCTGTTATAATAAAGTGGTGTGGTAAAGAATATCTTTTGCTTTCAATTATAAATGGTTTTTTACTTTCATTATTTGTTCCAATTTTTATAATTTTTATTTTATCTATAAAATGA
- a CDS encoding Na+/H+ antiporter NhaC family protein gives MKFLKNYFFHFFVFSFFLFLKIFFKIDGEREFLSVLPPFLAIILTLISRKLLMSLFLSVIIGGMLFRDTEFFLIKSLSFITNSLFNITNIEILLFVVFIMSMISVITASGGFKSLVNYLIKFAKTKKMAQFITFLLGLIVFIDDYANTMVVGTSARPITDKFKISREKLAFLVDATSAPVAGIALISTWIGYEVGLFSEFAKSVGILKDGYSIFLDVFKYRFYCLFMIIFILILTLKGKDFGPMKKAEERAEKEGKLLNDGAVPLSSKGFERIREDESARSSLMTFIIPVFILFLTLFSGLWIDGNGLFYLRENIFNFFNPYVWLKVITNAENNIFVLLVSSFFGLISALLISKINSGLSFKKIFYYSGKGAFSSYLPITILVLAWSLKNVCLELKTAEYLIDIFKGLISPKIFPALTFLVSCLTSFATGTSWGTMAIIIPIAGPVAFALDGNVYGITTIMTLASILDGAIFGDHCSPISDTTIMSSIFSSCDHIDHVRTQLPYSVFVASFAFIFGYLLTPYGIPLILIFLLVFILFLIFFLYI, from the coding sequence ATGAAATTTTTAAAAAATTACTTTTTTCATTTTTTTGTTTTTTCCTTTTTTCTTTTTTTAAAAATTTTTTTCAAAATAGACGGAGAGAGGGAATTTTTAAGTGTTTTACCCCCTTTTTTGGCAATTATACTTACCCTTATTTCAAGAAAACTTTTAATGAGTTTATTTTTATCAGTTATTATTGGTGGTATGCTTTTTAGAGATACGGAATTTTTTTTAATAAAATCTTTAAGTTTTATAACAAATTCTCTCTTTAATATTACAAATATTGAAATTCTCCTTTTTGTTGTTTTTATTATGTCAATGATCAGTGTTATAACAGCTTCAGGTGGATTTAAATCTCTTGTTAATTATTTGATAAAATTTGCAAAGACAAAAAAAATGGCTCAATTTATCACATTTCTTCTAGGACTTATTGTCTTTATTGATGATTATGCAAATACAATGGTTGTTGGAACTTCTGCAAGACCTATAACAGATAAATTTAAAATTTCAAGGGAAAAACTTGCTTTTTTAGTTGATGCCACATCTGCTCCTGTTGCAGGAATTGCCCTTATAAGCACATGGATTGGATATGAAGTGGGATTATTTTCTGAATTTGCAAAAAGTGTGGGAATTTTAAAGGACGGTTATTCAATATTTCTTGATGTATTTAAATATAGATTTTACTGTCTTTTTATGATAATTTTTATTTTAATTTTGACTTTAAAAGGGAAAGATTTCGGTCCAATGAAAAAAGCAGAGGAGAGGGCAGAAAAGGAAGGAAAACTTTTGAATGATGGTGCTGTTCCTCTTTCTTCTAAAGGTTTTGAAAGAATAAGGGAGGATGAAAGTGCAAGGTCTTCTTTAATGACCTTTATAATTCCTGTTTTCATTTTATTTTTAACCCTCTTTTCCGGGTTATGGATTGATGGTAACGGTTTATTTTATTTAAGGGAAAATATTTTTAATTTTTTTAATCCCTATGTATGGCTTAAAGTTATAACTAATGCAGAAAATAATATATTTGTTTTATTAGTTAGTTCTTTCTTTGGGTTAATAAGTGCTTTATTAATTTCAAAAATAAATAGTGGATTGAGTTTTAAAAAAATTTTTTATTATTCAGGAAAGGGTGCTTTTTCTTCCTATTTACCCATTACAATTTTAGTTCTTGCCTGGTCTCTTAAAAATGTTTGTCTTGAATTAAAAACTGCAGAGTATCTCATAGATATTTTTAAAGGACTTATTTCTCCTAAAATTTTTCCTGCTCTTACATTTTTAGTTTCATGTCTTACTTCTTTTGCAACAGGGACAAGTTGGGGGACAATGGCAATAATTATTCCCATAGCAGGTCCTGTTGCCTTTGCTCTTGATGGAAATGTCTATGGAATTACAACAATTATGACCCTTGCCTCTATCCTTGATGGTGCAATTTTTGGAGATCATTGCTCGCCAATATCAGATACAACAATAATGAGTTCAATTTTTTCTTCCTGTGATCACATCGATCATGTTAGAACTCAATTACCTTACAGTGTTTTTGTTGCATCTTTTGCCTTTATATTCGGTTATTTATTAACTCCCTATGGGATACCCCTGATTTTAATATTTCTTTTAGTTTTTATCCTCTTTTTAATATTTTTCCTGTATATTTAA